The following proteins come from a genomic window of Candidatus Neomarinimicrobiota bacterium:
- a CDS encoding HAD family hydrolase: YYIKLGFDFEKEPFSISGSEFIKDYMARHHEPNLHRGSQRALQYFKNRRFTQSLLSAASQFMLDDILQYHDIRDYFIKIIGQDNHYAEGKEAAGKAWVDELHYGPHEVLFIGDTIHDHEVAEIIGADCVLVSNGHMSQERLKKTGSPVFKNLNEIIGWISQ, from the coding sequence ACTATTATATTAAGCTAGGTTTTGATTTTGAAAAAGAACCCTTTTCCATTTCCGGTAGTGAGTTTATAAAAGATTATATGGCGCGGCATCATGAACCGAATTTGCATAGAGGGTCGCAAAGAGCATTGCAGTATTTTAAAAACCGTAGATTTACCCAATCCTTGCTTTCTGCCGCCAGCCAATTCATGCTGGATGACATTCTGCAGTATCATGATATTCGGGATTATTTTATTAAGATTATAGGCCAGGACAACCATTATGCTGAAGGGAAGGAAGCAGCAGGCAAGGCCTGGGTGGATGAATTGCATTATGGTCCCCATGAAGTTTTATTTATTGGTGACACAATTCACGATCATGAAGTGGCTGAAATTATTGGCGCTGATTGTGTATTGGTGTCCAATGGCCATATGAGCCAAGAAAGACTTAAAAAAACTGGTTC